From the genome of Magnolia sinica isolate HGM2019 chromosome 12, MsV1, whole genome shotgun sequence:
AGCAAGGACTTTTACAACTCacttgacaagttgggcatgcgAGACCTCTATAcatcaacttgagggggagtgttggcgtgAGCTGTAAACAACCAATAGAGTTGTTGGCGTGAGCTAAACAACCAAGAGAGATTTTAGCATTGTAAACAACCAAGAGAGTTGTTGGCGTGAGCTAAACAACCAAGAGagattttagggatttgaaatTTTTGACATCCCGTAGCATGAGTGTAGGAGACGAAATTGTATAGCAAagaggttttatttatttatttttattttttattttttatatataacctataattaaatgaaaaagaatgaagacGGAATTTTTTGACACTCTGTTCATCCAACAGTTTCCAGgggagaaaggaaaaaagaaaggaaaaagaagaagaaaagaaaaggaggaaagaaagaaagaaaggaaaggaaaggaaaagataggaagaaagaaagaaagaaaaggaaagaagaaagaagagagactGAGGTCTGGCCAACCGTTGTTGCAGCCACAGTTCACCCAAGACATCAACTCAACCGGGATCACCAGTAGAATCATCCACGTTCCTAACCCTATAACGATCAAAGGTACTAATCATAGAATTCTAACAGTTCTTAAGAACTTAAGATTGTTCAAGTTGACGTAGCAAAAGATCGATTGAAACTAAGCTCGATCGGATGGTGATTAGAGGTGAACCGAAATATATCCACACCTATCCTGATCTATCCCAGTTATTCACTCTAATCCCAACCTAAACTATAAAACTTAGCATACGGAATAGTACTATAACTTAACGTAAGTGAATCCTATCTGTACTAGATTTGAAGCGTGAGGTCAAGATCTAACGGCATTGGAAGGGACCGAAATTAATAGGTGAGGGTTCTATCCTTTAGGCTTACTctaatttaagttgataattgAAATTTGCCTTTTCCTGTCTTCATGAATTTGAATTCATCTTTACATGTATCTCATCTAAACTTTACATATCACTTTGAATCTTCCATGCGATTATATGTTTCACATCAATTATTGATCTCTTTCGTACCTTTTACGATATGAATTATCTTATAATGTCATGTTTATATGTTCTCtgggaattatcctatcaattgatttatTGGCCcctttgggattatgacatgatgtcaaataTAAGAGAActtctctgaatttatgtgagccATGGATGCAAGCCTTGTACAATTTTAATTTACAATGAAAAGCTTAGCTAAAAAGTTCTGGTCAGTGTCAACTTTTCATTGCTCATATACTTTGAAATACAGTGATCAAAAATATTAAAAAACTACTGGCATCAGTCTGAAAATTAGACAGGTCCAATACTTATGTGGACCGCACTATAGGAAGCAGTCCCTATAGTGAAAACTCACTGTTGAAGCCTACCTATGAGCTGCCATCAAACCCGCtcgtaaggtcatgtagacgtggatgaggagaaaacaaaaatatcagattgattcaaaacttctacagCTTGTAAAAGTTTCTGGTGGTGGGAATTTAATCCTCACTTTGGTTCACTTGAGCcgtggatctgcttatttttgggctcatattttaaaatgagattaaaaaaaaaaatggatggacagagtagataaaaccatacatcacggtgggccccacaaagcagcACGCAGTCAGCTTCCAGCCAGCTTCCAAACTAGCTGGGAGTTATCTGATACTCTGGCGTCTGTGACGCTTGCTACGCAGGCAATAATAAATTGTAGACGTAGCATGCGTTTCCTTAGTTAAACTACCTAAATGTGAAACCGACTCTCTCACATTTCCAACAtaagattggttgaataatcccAACCGCTTATTTGtatacacttgtttgttgaaattgtaCTATTAGCTACTTTTCATTATTAACCGTTAAATAAATGTCCACAGAACGGATAGTCATGTATTAAAAtcagagtattttttttttctaatgaaaTATCTAAAGAGGGATCCATAATGTTTACAGTTTGATTTGGATTTCCTGTATTCCATGTACACAATTAAGAGTAATCtataagtgcatgcgtatcatccatcacactgccgagtaacaaagttttttttttctacgcGCCGCGGAGTTTTTGTCGTTATCTAACGGTGGATTTTGTTTCGATTGCATTGGGCAATGTCGTAAATTCGAGAAGATCGTCGTTCCGGACAGAAGCGAGCCTGGACGGACTCGGTCCACGcaggggctgtggggcccactgtaatgtatggagtttatctacgccgtccatccatttttctagatcattttaggacattatctcaagaacgaggcagatccaagaccacaccacaggaagcagcagtgataatgacgcCTACcgttcaaataaaaataagactGTAAATGATTATCCGAACGGTGGTCCATGTTCAGTCGAACGTGTTGATTATATTATAGGTAGAGTCGCCTGTAATATGGCTAGAATTATCAAAATactaggacccacatgatgaacggcttagatatccACACGAATGCAAGGATCGCAACTGTGGCCAGCGTGTAGAGATGCGAGTGGGCTTGGCAGAAGTCACACACGCAGCCTTCCGGTATCTTCGTTACTCACGTATGATAGATACCGGAGGTTAGAGctatgtagggcccatcatggtgtGAATAcgccatctaaaccatccattacaTTCTCTTCCCATTTTAAGTCCTGGAACTAAAAAATATTGTTTGATTTATAattcatgtaggccacaccaaataGAATAATTGGGGATATTCGGGGAGAGTAATGCCCATCGTAGAAGCTTTTAGATAAGTGTTCAGGGTCCAGTGTGTTTtttatattctatccaaaccattcatcaggtgaaaaTCAAGAGGATGaaggtaaataaaaaaaataataccgTTAAATATCTTtcatgggccacatcatgtgaaTATATAGGTTATACTTGTTGTTGTACATTGGTCATTGTGGTGTGTCCCAGAAGAGTTTAGATCTTCATGATTATTGGAATGTATGGTAAACAAGAGaatatagacggtttggatttgacATAAGCATCATAGATGGGCCCTGCACATCTGACGTATGATAACTACCGTACATGTGTGCGTACGCAATCATTCCTAGTGAAGGTCCTTGCATCCGACTCGCTCTCGCTCTGGCAGTCCTATGCATAGATTTCGGCTTCTCTTAATCACAACACGTGTTCTTATCTTCTCCACGTCATCCCTCCGGATGAAATTCAACGGCCAAGATCCGTTATCTGGCCCACAAATCAGTTCGATGTTTAATGGCCATAGCCTATTTAAGAACTTCTACCAGAGATGGTTTTTTCTCCTTTCCTGATTTTCTTCTATTATCGAAGCAAGATACTCCAAAAGCCATGGGCATTCTCGACCAGCTCTGGGATGACACGTTCGCCGGACCTCTGCCGGAAACCGGCCTCAGCAAGCTCCGGAAGTCTTCCACCTTCAGTTACCGTGGCAAAGGTCTGGTGGCACACCAGGCGCACGTTAGATTTGTTTGTTTTGGGTACTGATGGTTTTGGTTGCTGAATGGCAGAATCTGACGGAGGGAGCGAGCGATCGGACGGCGGAGATTCGTCAGACGATGTGACGGAGGTGAGCAGGAGTATAATGATAGTGAAAGCTGCCGGAAATCCGTCGTTGGGGAACGGATCGCCGCCGTCTTCGCCGGCCGGATCTACACCGCCGGTGTCTCCGTTTCTGGTAAAATAGCCTACCTTTGGTAGTTAcggttttagggttttttttttttttccgtataATCCCTTTGTTTTCTTATATTTACGATTACGTCTTTGGTTTTGCAATTTTCATTTCTCTCGTTAGTTGGTGTCTTTTGAATGTGAAATGACGAAAAAGCCCTCTCTTatgtaaaatgaccaaaatgaccccACAGCTGAAACCTCCAGTAGTCCAAGACCACCACCCAGCCCACCTCCTACTCTACCCAATCAATCCACTACGAGAGGAAGATGTGGGCCCGGCACTCGTCTGGTAGATCTGAAATGACATTGTGAGGAGGAACGAGTGTGAAAATCTAATCTTTGATGGTGGAGATCGATAGAGGCTGCTGATTTTGTGCTCTTCATTTGATGGTGgagataggtggggtccaccgtgatgtttgtgagaaatccaacccgtccattcaattttccagatcatgtaagacatgagcccaaaaatgaggcaaatccaaaactcaagtgggccacactacaaggaaaAAGTGGGTAAGGAAATGCCTACCGTCGAAACCTCCCTaaggtccacggtgatgtttttatgccatccaaaccgttcataaggtgggatgaactgaaaacaaaaaaatatttgagctcatgtcctaacatgatctggaaatacggatggacgggtggatttctcgcaaacattagtgggccccacctagcttctgacaGTGTGTCGCAGGCAATAGGCGTCAGTTAGTTTTATTTGATACAAGGAAAGGGTTTTCTGGTCATTTCGGCTAAACTGGGATCGTGTACTTGCGAGTAGGTTTCTGATTCTACCTACTCCAGGAGCATAGCTAACGGTCTTTAACGAACACCGATTGCGTGGTGACCCAGCCACCACCCTCCATGGTGGGGGGTGGggattctgtggggcccaatgggatgtatatgttttatccacaccgtccatccgtttttcaggatcattttaggccatgatcccaAAATCGAATCAAATCCAAAgtacaaatggaccacaccacacaaaacagtggtgataatgatcattcacagttgaaaccttccttgggcccaccttgattttttacttgtcatccagcctgttcataaggtcacacagacctggatgaagggaaaaaaaaacactatcagtttgatccaaaactcctgtggcccccgagaagttttcaagagtaggcattcaatccccaccattctctgtggtgtggtccacctgtgcttTGATATGCGTCAATTTTCAACTTGTGGcctcaaatgagctggaaaaaacggatggactgcgtggataaaacatatacatcatggtgggccccacagaatcctGCCACCATAGAGGCTGGTGGTAGTTGGGTCACCATCCAATCGTGTTGTGTACACgaaatccatccgtccatcaggtgctaAGGACGTCCAATTGAAAAACGTGTAGATCAACGGTAGAGCCTGCAGAATGCCTTGTTAAGATCACCGTACACGTGTTCATGATATCGGTCCCTCGAGGTGCACTGGGTCAGCTGATCCAGCTGCCAAGTTGCACCAGGGGACTTTTGAGAGAGATGGAGCCGGTTTGCATTGCACCATGGTCTATGATATAGGAACCCAACGGCTAAGATAACTTATCGAATGGACTACAAAGTTCTGGGCCGTTGGATTGATGAACTTTGTTACTGTTTCTACGAGTTGGTGTTTGAGGGCAGGAAATTCCAGTCTCTAATACACAATCCTCTCCCTGTGTATATGTCAGGAAGGAGGGAATGGAGCCGTATTCTAAGGTCAGATACTCAAGAAAGAATTTTTCATCTACTACTCACGTTGACGTGTGAGATTTGAGTACATTTTTTTGACAATCTCATACAAGAGAGTAGGAAAAGGGGGTGGTGTATACATGTACGTATTTGTATATAGGTATGCGGTTTTGTGGGTGTTTTTGTAAAAGAGGTGGGTGTTTATTGTAAGATGTTTGTTTGTTTTATGTACTTAGATTTTTAGGACATGCCAAAAAGTTAGCCTTTTGATTTCATGATGTGACTCATTTAGTAGACTATATATATGATTTAATGCCCACATCATGTATCAAAAGTTTCCAAAGGAGAATTGTTTCTTAGAGAACATATTTCTCTCTACACACATTTATACTCACTTGCATATCCTTCTTGGTGAGAAATTAGGTGCATTTTTACATGTATTATGAGtaaaaaatctgaacggtccacatgatatAGCACCCATCTATAAAACTTTTAGGGCCCATTttttagcctgatctaaaattaGGCCATGGTAAAGAGAAATAATCTCTTATCTTGATTTCTCTGCTTTTACTAtgccccaccagagttttggacgAGGCTAAAAATAGAACCTTAGGGTTTCATAGGTGCGACACAAGGTGGACTACTGTTTGAATTTTGAGCCCATGACACATGTTCAAGGGTCTGCACTAGTTTTCACCTAAAAAGGTATGCACTTAAGCATCTCTATATATATTTCTTATAAATTCAATCTTATGCTAGTGTTATATTATATCGGTGTTAAGAGAATATCAtttattaaataataaaatatataaattattatGAGCTATCATCATGTTGGATCTATCTGTGTCATGGATAGTTCATTATTTTGCTACTATTTGATTGGAGGGTGTAGATTGAATTTTTCTATTTATAAAGAAGTGTGGAATTTAATATACTCTATTACAATGGTAATGAAGTTATTCTATTAAAGTTCTTTATAAACCCTAACCTCATCTTTGAATAGTGTATAGTGTTTTCTTCCCATTCTTGAATTTTTTTGTtgttgaatgttttttttttttttttagctttcaaATGTCCTGACATTGTTATAGCATCATAATCCTTACATCTTGGTCGTGTTTTAATAATCCAAACCTCATCTTTGAATAGTGTATGGTGTTTTCTTCCCATTcttgtattattattttttattcaatgctatatatatatatatatatatatatatatatatatatatatatatatagggagccGGTCTCCTACGAACCGTACCGCACagaatttatgtgcgagccttcatATACGCCGTAGGATGAGGAGACCGGCTGGGATTCCACTTCGTTGATAGAGAGAATCTTCGAAAAAAAGACTCTCTCCTCCACTCACCGACGTGAGAGACTCCCGTTAAAGTCTTTCACATGAAGATCCTATGCAAGTATTCTTTGTGGAgcttactatgatgtttgtgataaatccaacccattcatccattttctgaaatcattttaagacatgctacaGAAAATCAGATGGATACAAAAGTCAAGTGTGCCGCACCAGAGGAAACATTTTTTATTTAgtcaccaccattgaaatatttttaaggccATGAAAGTTTCTTATGGTGctaattttttattgttttcacttcatcccaatcaGAATGATCTTGTAAACCATTTGGATGGcataaaccgtttggatggcatataaaaatcaaggtggagcctaggaaagtttcaacagtagaaaactctttctccaattttccctcttatatggcccacttgacttttaaATCCATATAATTTTCGGtagcatgtcataaaatgagcctagaaaacggatggacatgatggatttatcaaaaacatcatggtggaccccacctagcatcctagcgCTGGAACATCCTacgaaggctttagcaggaaatccacatCCATCCGTGTCCCTCTTTGGAAcggaacggaagcggattggctggtgtagcacacatcagctatatagttgtgggtcccatca
Proteins encoded in this window:
- the LOC131220642 gene encoding dormancy-associated protein homolog 3-like → MAIAYLRTSTRDGFFSFPDFLLLSKQDTPKAMGILDQLWDDTFAGPLPETGLSKLRKSSTFSYRGKESDGGSERSDGGDSSDDVTEVSRSIMIVKAAGNPSLGNGSPPSSPAGSTPPVSPFLGMEPYSKVRYSRKNFSSTTHVDV